Proteins co-encoded in one Polynucleobacter sp. MWH-UH19D genomic window:
- a CDS encoding YhdP family protein produces MPPNFFSSQLKGLFAKGLQNLGKNWHKRAFILAATLAALFLLGHLTVRFVVWPQIEKSKASVEKVIGARVGVNVTIDDLHVSWTGIRPSFEIDGLRFTAPEETKPSLFIKRIYGQLSWKSFYHLLPYFHEIHFEDAEIFSQRNTKGVITIAGIKIDSSPSDYSTQNWLFSQDLIEAKQVKLNWDDQLNRKSPTFIEVQELTLENGIRQHKGSLIVTTPWNQGPAEVKLGFAHHLGGEIGNWRNWIGNLSWNINNLDLKKIASEFHFQLSALEGLLSSNGNLKIDNAQPDGGEFFIAVDNLIVQSSKSEDAIALGRLEANLSQETTDGMIAISTKTFAWREMGSLKSTPLENLSPMTFRWRPPDADGEIKEFGFSSPKISVEDIALFALNLPLSKKVHQWIKASQAEGDLEDVDIQWAESKSPLSALNIPGGWFKSNKLDFNVSAKLINLTFVGINKSIPSVSNLSGFVTSNQKEGSFSVDSRNLDLEVYGLLNDPQIQLDRVTGQINWSKQRGNWVIATKKLALSNPEISTNLSVNYKIGNGKEADYMTLDMGFDQANLKTAYRYLPVGMGKDVRTYLSKAFDGGIIRKGQLHIKGDPNQAPYPDRQQGELTLNLPIANATFSPTPLLPSNQGTWSAFTSVNGNITMNNAFFAVDIAKANYKQVGLDTFHAEIPNVSANQLTLSVSGNAKGDAPQLLEYYYLSPVGKKQNGLAQKLRITGPISLNLGLKVPLSGSADTNLDLKLNLPGNRAQWADTPPFENLKGGIRITEAHPEFENISANFLGGTINITSAEDSKDKQHFKVTGDVQSKFIQDYFANSSNAEAQAFIKSMSGSIKYDGLIGFNKTGSDSNLQFDLRNWAINTPAPVKKINGAAMTGQINIKTSSDINNSKRVSWSGKIGSLYSIEGAVNRDSQLQVGLGIGGTAVVPQQGSQISIVSNELNLDEWQRFLQINKANRSQEAPTNSASTASNFLITAQAKKLILFDRPWQDVNLSASNKKNGWDLRINSPLASGQIQYQEAQKSNTNGLISGRFTKLKIADALKAAEAKATQTTVPKKTLKPESIPSLDIVIEDFSWSKAQLGQLKVKSSTADNTLKIESIQTNNQQGSTTISGQWTGATKNTPDHSVMNIDMTVKDAGQIIAHWTPQKSVEGGQGKVSANVQWDGPPFDPKYETLSGKANLNLEKGRLLEVNSSGAKLLDVLSLQSLFRFATLDLKGSLGNIVTKGTPFNTINGNFDINNGVAQTQQFNMNLDQANVVMSGQINIPKQSQDLRITIFPTIDATAGSLAAFAINPIVGLGALVGQYLLTSQINRGLQSDYLIQGSWDDPEVIPLDQKGQPIDSNTLNTIRSKNLLIEQNKPGANGAPNPTSTPTQKNIPTR; encoded by the coding sequence ATGCCACCAAATTTCTTCTCGTCCCAGCTAAAAGGCCTATTTGCAAAGGGCCTTCAGAATTTAGGTAAAAATTGGCATAAACGCGCCTTCATATTGGCGGCGACCCTAGCAGCGTTATTTTTACTTGGCCATCTTACGGTCAGGTTCGTAGTTTGGCCACAAATCGAAAAATCCAAGGCCTCTGTTGAAAAAGTGATCGGGGCTCGTGTTGGGGTCAATGTAACCATTGATGATTTGCATGTTTCATGGACTGGCATTAGACCTTCTTTTGAAATTGATGGTCTACGTTTCACTGCCCCCGAAGAAACAAAGCCATCTCTCTTCATCAAAAGAATTTATGGTCAGTTAAGTTGGAAATCGTTTTACCATTTATTACCTTACTTTCATGAAATTCATTTCGAAGACGCAGAAATCTTTTCACAAAGAAATACGAAGGGCGTCATTACAATTGCTGGTATCAAGATAGACAGCAGCCCAAGCGATTATTCAACTCAAAACTGGTTATTCTCGCAAGACCTCATTGAAGCTAAGCAAGTCAAACTAAATTGGGATGATCAGCTCAACCGCAAATCGCCAACCTTTATCGAAGTGCAAGAACTCACTTTAGAAAACGGTATTCGCCAACATAAAGGTTCGCTGATCGTTACCACGCCATGGAACCAAGGACCAGCAGAAGTAAAGCTGGGCTTTGCCCATCACCTCGGTGGAGAGATAGGCAACTGGCGCAATTGGATCGGCAATCTCTCTTGGAACATCAATAATCTTGATCTCAAAAAAATCGCGAGCGAATTTCATTTCCAGTTAAGCGCTCTTGAGGGCCTATTGAGCTCAAATGGGAATTTGAAGATTGACAATGCGCAACCTGATGGCGGTGAATTTTTTATTGCTGTTGACAATTTGATAGTGCAGTCCTCGAAAAGCGAAGATGCTATTGCGCTAGGTCGTTTGGAGGCAAATCTATCCCAAGAAACTACGGATGGCATGATTGCGATCTCCACCAAAACATTTGCTTGGCGTGAAATGGGTAGCTTAAAATCTACCCCGCTTGAAAATCTCAGCCCCATGACATTCCGCTGGCGACCTCCTGACGCAGATGGGGAAATTAAAGAGTTTGGCTTTTCATCTCCCAAGATATCCGTTGAAGACATAGCCTTATTTGCGCTGAATCTTCCGCTTTCCAAAAAAGTACATCAATGGATTAAAGCATCTCAGGCGGAGGGTGATCTCGAAGACGTTGATATTCAGTGGGCAGAGAGTAAGTCTCCCCTATCCGCACTCAATATTCCAGGTGGCTGGTTTAAATCCAACAAACTTGATTTCAACGTTAGCGCAAAACTCATCAATCTCACTTTTGTCGGCATCAACAAATCAATACCCTCTGTTTCAAATTTATCTGGATTCGTTACGAGCAACCAAAAAGAAGGGAGTTTTTCTGTTGATTCCCGAAATCTTGATTTGGAAGTGTATGGCCTATTAAATGATCCCCAAATTCAACTCGATCGAGTAACGGGCCAGATCAACTGGTCCAAACAAAGAGGCAATTGGGTTATAGCCACCAAAAAACTTGCCCTCAGCAATCCAGAGATCAGCACTAACCTCAGCGTTAACTATAAGATCGGTAACGGCAAAGAAGCCGACTACATGACGCTAGACATGGGCTTTGATCAAGCCAATCTCAAAACGGCATATCGTTACTTACCTGTTGGAATGGGGAAAGACGTTAGAACCTACCTCAGTAAAGCTTTTGATGGGGGCATTATTCGAAAGGGGCAATTACACATTAAAGGAGACCCCAATCAAGCCCCCTACCCTGATAGACAACAGGGTGAACTGACTTTGAATCTTCCGATTGCTAACGCCACTTTTAGTCCAACACCATTACTACCGAGCAATCAAGGAACATGGTCAGCATTCACAAGCGTAAATGGCAATATCACCATGAACAATGCTTTCTTCGCTGTTGATATTGCAAAAGCCAATTACAAACAAGTAGGCTTAGATACTTTCCATGCTGAAATTCCTAACGTCAGCGCAAATCAATTGACGCTTAGCGTCAGTGGAAATGCCAAAGGGGACGCACCGCAGTTGCTTGAATACTATTACTTATCACCTGTAGGTAAGAAGCAAAACGGGCTAGCGCAAAAATTACGTATCACTGGCCCCATCAGCCTTAATCTTGGTTTAAAGGTACCTTTGTCAGGCTCAGCTGACACCAATTTAGATTTGAAATTAAATCTGCCAGGTAATCGCGCTCAATGGGCGGATACTCCGCCATTTGAAAATTTAAAGGGTGGCATACGAATCACCGAAGCTCACCCAGAGTTTGAAAATATTTCAGCAAATTTTTTAGGTGGAACTATCAATATCACTAGCGCCGAAGATAGCAAAGATAAGCAACACTTTAAAGTTACTGGGGATGTTCAATCCAAATTTATTCAGGACTATTTCGCAAATTCTTCAAATGCCGAGGCGCAAGCATTTATTAAGAGCATGAGCGGCTCCATTAAATATGATGGGCTTATTGGCTTTAACAAGACAGGCAGCGATTCTAATTTGCAATTTGATTTGCGTAACTGGGCTATTAATACTCCAGCACCCGTGAAGAAGATCAACGGTGCCGCCATGACTGGCCAAATTAATATTAAAACTTCGAGTGATATCAATAACTCAAAACGAGTAAGCTGGTCAGGAAAAATTGGCAGTCTCTACAGCATTGAAGGCGCAGTGAATCGCGACTCTCAATTACAAGTTGGGCTTGGCATTGGTGGCACGGCGGTCGTTCCTCAGCAAGGCTCTCAAATTAGTATCGTCAGTAATGAACTGAATCTGGATGAATGGCAACGATTCCTACAGATAAATAAGGCAAACCGTAGCCAAGAAGCTCCAACAAATTCTGCTTCTACCGCCAGTAATTTCCTAATTACTGCGCAAGCAAAAAAACTCATACTATTTGATCGCCCGTGGCAGGATGTGAATTTATCGGCAAGCAATAAAAAGAACGGCTGGGACTTGCGCATTAATTCACCCTTAGCCTCTGGGCAAATTCAGTATCAAGAAGCACAAAAATCAAATACGAATGGCTTGATCAGCGGGCGCTTTACAAAATTAAAAATTGCGGATGCTCTCAAGGCCGCTGAGGCGAAAGCAACCCAAACCACAGTTCCTAAGAAAACATTAAAACCCGAATCTATTCCTAGCCTCGATATCGTCATTGAGGATTTTTCATGGTCAAAGGCTCAACTTGGTCAGCTGAAGGTGAAATCTAGTACTGCGGACAACACCTTAAAAATTGAATCTATTCAAACGAATAATCAGCAAGGCAGCACCACCATCAGTGGTCAATGGACTGGGGCAACAAAAAATACTCCAGATCATAGCGTGATGAATATTGATATGACGGTAAAAGATGCTGGCCAAATCATTGCTCATTGGACACCTCAAAAATCAGTGGAAGGCGGGCAAGGCAAGGTGAGCGCAAATGTTCAGTGGGATGGGCCACCTTTTGATCCTAAATATGAAACCTTATCTGGAAAGGCTAATTTAAATCTTGAAAAAGGTCGCCTGCTTGAAGTGAACTCGAGTGGCGCCAAACTACTTGATGTTCTTAGCCTTCAGAGTCTGTTTCGATTTGCCACACTCGACCTCAAGGGAAGTCTTGGCAATATCGTTACCAAGGGGACGCCTTTTAATACTATTAATGGAAACTTTGATATTAATAATGGCGTTGCCCAAACTCAACAATTTAATATGAATCTAGATCAAGCCAATGTGGTGATGAGCGGTCAAATTAATATTCCAAAACAATCCCAGGATCTGCGTATCACCATCTTCCCAACTATCGATGCCACAGCAGGATCACTAGCCGCCTTTGCAATTAACCCTATTGTCGGACTAGGTGCGCTGGTTGGCCAATACCTTCTGACAAGTCAAATTAACCGTGGCTTGCAATCCGATTATTTAATCCAGGGTTCGTGGGATGATCCAGAGGTGATTCCGTTAGATCAAAAAGGTCAGCCAATCGACTCCAACACCCTCAATACAATTCGTAGTAAAAATTTACTGATTGAGCAAAATAAACCTGGCGCAAATGGTGCACCCAACCCCACGTCAACGCCCACTCAAAAAAATATTCCGACAAGGTAA
- a CDS encoding carbon-nitrogen hydrolase family protein produces the protein MSTTANLKIASVQMVSTPDLEQNLNTASKLIKQATDEGAQLIVLPEYFCMMGLKDTDKVRIREPLCSGPIQDQLARIAQDNHIHLVAGTIPLEAKDSNKVLNTTLAFDSNGLQIGRYDKIHLFGFQTTTERYQESETIEAGDTPGLLKVQINNQEWVFGLSICYDIRFPELYRAMGTVDCHIIPAAFTYTTGKAHWEILLRARAIENQSYVISSAQGGVHLNQRRTWGHSMLIDPWGTVLADLPEGEGFITGALSKEKINEVRSQLPALAHRKL, from the coding sequence ATGAGCACAACAGCAAACCTCAAGATTGCATCTGTACAAATGGTCTCCACACCAGACCTTGAGCAGAATTTGAATACCGCAAGCAAACTAATCAAACAGGCGACTGATGAAGGTGCTCAGTTGATAGTACTACCCGAATATTTTTGTATGATGGGCTTAAAAGATACCGATAAAGTTCGCATTCGTGAACCACTCTGTAGCGGCCCTATTCAAGATCAACTTGCCCGAATTGCTCAGGATAATCACATTCATCTAGTCGCTGGCACCATTCCTCTAGAAGCAAAAGATTCAAACAAAGTTTTAAATACGACCCTTGCCTTTGATTCAAATGGCTTACAAATTGGTCGCTATGACAAGATCCATTTGTTCGGTTTTCAAACTACAACCGAACGTTACCAAGAGTCCGAAACGATTGAAGCTGGTGATACGCCTGGACTCCTAAAAGTTCAGATCAATAATCAGGAATGGGTATTTGGACTCAGTATTTGCTATGACATCCGTTTCCCTGAACTCTATCGAGCCATGGGGACTGTAGATTGCCACATCATTCCCGCCGCCTTCACCTACACCACAGGCAAAGCACACTGGGAAATTTTATTGCGAGCGCGTGCTATTGAAAACCAATCCTATGTTATTTCTTCGGCTCAGGGGGGTGTTCATCTAAACCAACGCAGAACTTGGGGGCACAGCATGCTGATCGACCCTTGGGGTACTGTATTAGCCGACCTTCCTGAGGGCGAGGGCTTCATCACTGGGGCGTTAAGCAAAGAAAAAATAAACGAGGTACGCTCTCAGTTACCAGCACTAGCACATCGCAAGCTTTAA
- the tldD gene encoding metalloprotease TldD, producing MNAPEALFPANWTKAKSQADLVKLAKSILLEPTGLSEQDLHHTFSNMFSHQLDDADLYFQHTRSESWSLEEGIVKSGSFNIDQGVGVRSIYGDKTAFAYSDEINLDALNKAAKATRVIGPTGGKQAIASKIFNPLSNQLYGDLNPLDSLKPQEKIALLESIERRAKARDPRVIQVMASLAGEFDVVLVARADGLLAADIRPLVRVSVHVIAEQNGRRESGSSGGGARHDYLYFDTDLINRYVDEAVDGALVNLESRPAPAGPMTVVMGPGWPGVLLHEAVGHGLEGDFNRKGSSAFAGRIGQRVAAKGVTVVDDGTLSGRRGSLNIDDEGTPTQCTTLIEDGILKGYIQDSLNARLMKMPLTGNGRRESFASLPMPRMTNTYMLAGKDDPQEIVASIKRGLYAVNFGGGQVDITSGKFVFSASEAYWVENGKIQYPVKGATIIGSGPESLKQVSMIGNDLKLDGGVGVCGKEGQSVPVGVGQPTLRIDSLTVGGTA from the coding sequence ATGAACGCTCCCGAAGCATTATTTCCAGCCAATTGGACCAAGGCCAAAAGTCAAGCAGATCTTGTCAAACTTGCAAAATCCATCCTACTCGAGCCAACAGGATTATCAGAGCAAGACTTGCATCACACCTTTAGCAATATGTTTAGTCATCAATTGGATGATGCAGATTTATATTTTCAGCACACGCGTAGCGAAAGTTGGAGCCTAGAAGAGGGTATTGTTAAATCCGGTAGCTTTAATATTGATCAGGGTGTTGGTGTTCGATCGATCTATGGCGATAAAACTGCTTTCGCCTATTCGGATGAAATCAATCTAGATGCACTTAATAAAGCCGCCAAGGCAACGCGGGTAATTGGACCTACCGGTGGTAAGCAGGCAATCGCGAGCAAGATATTCAACCCACTATCTAATCAGCTGTATGGGGATTTAAATCCGCTGGATTCATTAAAGCCTCAAGAAAAAATTGCATTGTTAGAAAGCATCGAACGTCGCGCAAAGGCTCGTGATCCACGCGTTATTCAAGTCATGGCGAGCCTTGCTGGTGAGTTTGATGTGGTGCTCGTAGCTAGGGCTGATGGCTTGCTAGCAGCTGATATTCGTCCACTCGTGCGTGTTTCGGTTCATGTTATCGCCGAACAAAATGGTCGTCGCGAATCTGGATCATCTGGTGGTGGCGCACGTCATGATTATCTCTACTTTGATACGGATTTAATTAACCGCTATGTCGATGAAGCAGTCGATGGTGCATTAGTCAATTTAGAATCACGCCCTGCTCCAGCCGGTCCTATGACAGTGGTAATGGGGCCAGGCTGGCCTGGTGTACTTTTGCATGAAGCAGTAGGACACGGGCTTGAGGGTGACTTCAACCGAAAAGGCTCATCTGCTTTTGCAGGCCGTATCGGCCAGCGAGTAGCCGCTAAGGGTGTAACGGTGGTAGATGACGGAACTTTATCGGGTCGCAGAGGGTCGCTCAATATTGATGACGAAGGTACGCCTACACAGTGCACAACCTTAATCGAAGATGGCATCTTGAAGGGATACATTCAAGATAGCCTGAATGCACGTCTCATGAAAATGCCCCTGACTGGCAATGGACGTCGTGAAAGCTTTGCATCACTTCCAATGCCACGCATGACCAATACTTACATGCTGGCTGGCAAAGATGATCCCCAAGAAATTGTGGCAAGCATTAAACGCGGGCTATACGCAGTCAATTTTGGTGGAGGCCAAGTCGACATCACTAGCGGCAAATTTGTTTTTTCAGCATCAGAAGCCTACTGGGTAGAAAACGGAAAAATTCAATACCCAGTCAAAGGCGCCACCATTATTGGCAGCGGTCCCGAGTCCTTAAAGCAGGTATCGATGATCGGGAACGATCTCAAGCTTGACGGCGGGGTTGGAGTATGTGGCAAGGAGGGACAAAGCGTTCCTGTCGGGGTTGGCCAGCCTACTTTACGCATTGATAGCCTTACCGTGGGCGGAACCGCCTGA
- a CDS encoding 3-deoxy-7-phosphoheptulonate synthase — translation MSQQNTNPTNWYSAVDKTSDTDDQRIATISVLPPPEHLIRFFPISGTPTEALISKTRKKIRDIIHGKDDRLLVIIGPCSIHDPRAALEYCHRLLAERSRLSGELEIVMRVYFEKPRTTVGWKGLINDPYLDESYRIEEGLRLARQVLMEINRLGMPAGSEFLDVISPQYIADLISWGAIGARTTESQVHRELASGLSAPIGFKNGTDGNIKIATDAIQAAGRPHHFLSVHKNGQVSVVETKGNKDCHVILRGGKEPNYEAKFVQAACAELEAAKLPGSLMVDLSHANSSKKHERQIVVADDIAKQIESGSHQIFGVMVESHLNDGAQKFTPGKDDPSNLEYGRSITDACINWDDSVQVLERLAAAVKKRRAKKK, via the coding sequence ATGAGCCAACAAAATACAAACCCGACTAATTGGTATTCCGCCGTTGACAAAACGTCAGATACCGACGACCAACGCATTGCCACAATCTCAGTTCTGCCTCCACCAGAACATTTGATCCGCTTTTTCCCAATCTCGGGAACGCCAACAGAAGCGTTGATCAGCAAAACACGTAAAAAGATTCGCGACATTATTCATGGCAAAGATGATCGCTTGTTGGTGATCATTGGGCCCTGCTCTATTCATGATCCTCGTGCAGCATTGGAATACTGTCATCGTCTTTTAGCAGAGCGTAGCCGACTTTCAGGCGAACTCGAAATTGTGATGCGGGTGTACTTTGAGAAACCTCGTACCACGGTTGGTTGGAAAGGTTTAATTAACGACCCATACCTTGACGAGTCTTATCGCATCGAAGAAGGCCTTCGCTTAGCACGTCAAGTGTTAATGGAAATTAATCGACTAGGCATGCCGGCAGGTAGCGAATTCTTGGATGTGATTTCTCCTCAGTACATTGCAGATCTCATCTCATGGGGTGCAATCGGCGCTCGTACAACTGAAAGCCAAGTTCACCGCGAGCTTGCTTCTGGGCTATCTGCTCCAATCGGCTTCAAGAATGGCACTGATGGCAATATCAAGATTGCTACGGATGCTATCCAAGCTGCTGGGCGCCCACATCACTTCTTATCTGTCCATAAAAATGGTCAGGTATCTGTAGTGGAAACCAAGGGCAATAAAGATTGCCACGTGATTTTGCGCGGTGGCAAAGAGCCTAACTATGAAGCCAAATTTGTTCAGGCAGCTTGTGCTGAACTTGAAGCTGCCAAGCTTCCAGGCAGCTTGATGGTTGACTTATCCCACGCTAATTCCAGCAAGAAGCATGAGCGTCAAATCGTTGTAGCAGATGACATCGCCAAGCAAATTGAATCAGGCTCACACCAAATCTTCGGTGTGATGGTTGAAAGTCACCTTAATGATGGTGCACAAAAATTCACACCAGGCAAAGACGATCCAAGCAACTTGGAATACGGCAGAAGTATTACCGATGCATGCATCAACTGGGATGACTCAGTGCAAGTACTAGAACGACTTGCAGCCGCCGTTAAAAAACGTAGAGCAAAGAAAAAATAA
- a CDS encoding cob(I)yrinic acid a,c-diamide adenosyltransferase codes for MGNRLSKIATRTGDAGMTGLGDGSRVEKDHLRICAMGDVDELNSEIGVLMTEEMPTSIAEELKTLFLQIQHDLFDLGGELCIPNYKLLNPEHVAQLDVWLEKYNQQLPPLTEFILPGGTRAAAQAHVCRTVCRRAERSIVRLGWEEPLYDAPRQYVNRLSDLLFVLARVLNRAAGGSDVLWKHEKKETK; via the coding sequence ATGGGAAATCGACTATCAAAAATCGCTACTAGAACCGGTGATGCGGGTATGACCGGCCTTGGGGATGGCAGTCGCGTTGAAAAGGATCATTTGCGCATCTGCGCGATGGGTGATGTTGACGAGCTCAACTCTGAAATCGGCGTTTTGATGACCGAAGAGATGCCTACAAGCATTGCAGAGGAGCTAAAAACTCTGTTTTTACAGATTCAGCATGATTTGTTTGATTTGGGTGGCGAACTTTGCATTCCGAACTACAAGTTGCTCAATCCTGAGCATGTGGCTCAACTAGATGTTTGGTTAGAAAAATACAATCAGCAGTTACCGCCCTTAACGGAATTTATTTTACCCGGTGGTACTCGTGCTGCAGCACAAGCGCATGTTTGCAGAACGGTGTGCAGAAGGGCAGAGCGTTCGATAGTGCGCTTGGGTTGGGAAGAGCCTTTGTATGATGCCCCAAGACAGTATGTCAATCGCTTATCTGATTTGTTATTTGTTCTAGCCCGAGTTCTCAATCGTGCTGCGGGCGGATCCGATGTGTTGTGGAAGCACGAAAAAAAAGAGACTAAATAA
- a CDS encoding FAD-linked oxidase C-terminal domain-containing protein, which yields MNVMNMVTPPPDLAAISALQSKLVSALRPVLPEHALLWEPEDTIPYECDGLAAYRRMPLAVALPETEEQVAQILKICFAMEIPVVPRGSGTGLSGGAMPLSQGLVLSLAKLKKILSIDPFTRTAVVQPGVRNLAISEAVSHLGLYYAPDPSSQIACSIGGNVNENSGGVHCLKYGLTLHNVLRVRGVLMNGEIVEFGSLAPDSPGLDLLAIMMGSEGMLAVVTEVTVKLVAKPKLARVIMASFDDIEKGGNAVAAIIAAGIIPAGLEMMDKATTRAVEEFVHAGYDLDAEAILLCESDGTPEEVAEEIERMTQVLEKAGASGIQISKDEAERLKFWSGRKNAFPAAGRLAPDYYCMDGTIPRRHIATLLKRIQVMETKYGLGCLNVFHAGDGNMHPLILFNGADQDEWHRAEEFGTEILEACVELGGTITGEHGVGIEKINSMCVQFGEGERESFWGVKAAFDPEKLLNPDKAIPTLNRCAEYGRMRISNGKLPHPELERF from the coding sequence ATGAATGTCATGAATATGGTGACCCCGCCCCCCGATTTGGCCGCTATTAGCGCCCTTCAATCCAAACTGGTTTCCGCCTTGCGTCCTGTTCTCCCAGAACATGCCCTACTTTGGGAGCCAGAAGACACAATTCCTTATGAATGTGATGGTTTGGCAGCATATCGCCGTATGCCATTAGCGGTTGCCCTTCCTGAAACCGAAGAGCAAGTAGCACAAATATTAAAGATTTGTTTTGCTATGGAAATTCCGGTTGTGCCACGTGGATCTGGAACAGGACTCTCTGGAGGCGCAATGCCGCTTTCTCAAGGCTTAGTTCTGTCACTTGCTAAGCTCAAGAAAATTTTAAGTATTGACCCATTTACTCGCACTGCAGTTGTTCAACCAGGGGTACGCAATCTGGCGATTTCTGAAGCAGTAAGTCATCTTGGTCTGTATTACGCACCTGATCCTTCATCACAAATCGCTTGTTCGATTGGTGGCAATGTGAATGAAAACTCTGGTGGTGTTCACTGCCTCAAATATGGCCTCACACTGCATAACGTCTTGCGCGTTCGCGGCGTACTGATGAATGGTGAGATTGTGGAATTCGGAAGTCTGGCACCAGATTCTCCAGGCCTTGATTTGCTTGCCATCATGATGGGTAGCGAAGGTATGCTCGCAGTAGTTACCGAAGTCACCGTCAAGCTCGTTGCTAAACCTAAATTGGCAAGAGTAATCATGGCGAGCTTTGATGACATTGAAAAAGGTGGCAATGCGGTTGCCGCAATTATTGCTGCAGGCATTATTCCGGCTGGTTTAGAAATGATGGACAAAGCTACCACCCGTGCTGTTGAAGAGTTTGTGCATGCGGGTTACGACTTGGATGCTGAAGCAATTTTGTTATGCGAATCTGATGGCACACCCGAAGAAGTTGCCGAAGAAATTGAGCGCATGACCCAAGTGCTAGAAAAAGCTGGCGCAAGTGGCATTCAGATTTCTAAAGATGAAGCTGAGCGTCTGAAGTTTTGGAGTGGGCGTAAAAATGCATTCCCTGCTGCCGGTCGTTTAGCCCCTGATTACTACTGCATGGATGGAACTATTCCCCGCCGTCACATCGCCACTTTACTTAAACGCATTCAAGTCATGGAAACAAAATATGGACTTGGTTGCTTGAATGTATTTCATGCAGGTGATGGCAATATGCACCCGCTTATTTTGTTTAATGGCGCTGACCAAGATGAATGGCATCGTGCCGAAGAATTTGGTACAGAAATTCTTGAAGCTTGTGTTGAGCTCGGTGGCACTATCACTGGCGAACATGGTGTTGGAATTGAAAAAATTAATTCCATGTGCGTACAATTTGGTGAAGGAGAACGGGAATCCTTCTGGGGTGTCAAAGCTGCCTTTGATCCAGAGAAACTATTAAATCCTGACAAAGCCATACCAACCCTAAATCGCTGCGCTGAATATGGACGTATGCGCATCAGTAATGGCAAATTACCCCATCCAGAATTGGAGCGCTTCTAA
- the glcE gene encoding glycolate oxidase subunit GlcE: MTHSNAHQIAIDAFREQILNAAKSNTPLSIEGGGTKSWYGNPNQFTRLNTQTYSGILEYQPEELVITACAGTPLKEIEAALKEKNQVLAFEPPHFGEHATFGGAIAAGLAGPGRISVGNFRDFVLGARILDGKGQDLSFGGKVMKNVAGYDVSRLLPGSMGTLSLLLEASVKVLPKPAATATLRCRITQEQALKVLNEWAGQPLPLSASCWIGGASDDGELTIRLAGAVAAVKSATPLISAEVNAQLISPDEAEDFWNQLREQKLSPFTSLGTDQTLYRLALPAACGPLNIPGAESDVVLEWHGQQRWIKAPGDQATFDSIKKLANSHGGHATRFKQGANVNPAFERFTLLSEQAHSKALEAVQARLRSAFDPAGVFATKRLP, from the coding sequence ATGACTCACTCCAACGCACATCAAATAGCGATTGATGCATTTCGTGAACAAATTCTGAATGCCGCCAAAAGCAATACACCTCTTTCTATCGAGGGCGGTGGTACTAAATCTTGGTATGGCAATCCAAATCAATTTACAAGATTAAATACACAAACCTACTCTGGAATCTTGGAGTACCAACCAGAAGAATTGGTGATTACCGCTTGTGCTGGCACACCACTCAAAGAAATCGAAGCAGCCCTTAAAGAAAAAAACCAGGTGCTTGCTTTTGAGCCCCCACATTTTGGTGAGCATGCCACTTTTGGTGGTGCGATTGCCGCAGGACTTGCTGGGCCTGGGCGTATTAGTGTGGGCAACTTTCGTGACTTTGTATTAGGTGCACGCATTCTTGATGGTAAGGGACAAGATCTGTCCTTTGGTGGAAAGGTCATGAAAAATGTGGCGGGGTATGACGTTTCCCGTCTGCTACCGGGCTCGATGGGAACACTTTCTTTACTACTCGAGGCATCAGTCAAAGTATTGCCAAAGCCAGCAGCAACAGCAACGCTACGTTGTCGTATCACTCAAGAGCAAGCACTAAAAGTTCTGAATGAATGGGCAGGTCAACCGCTACCACTCTCTGCCAGTTGCTGGATTGGAGGTGCTAGTGACGATGGCGAGCTAACCATTCGCTTAGCTGGTGCGGTGGCAGCAGTAAAGTCAGCGACCCCACTGATAAGTGCTGAGGTTAATGCGCAACTCATTTCACCTGATGAGGCCGAAGACTTTTGGAATCAGTTGCGTGAACAAAAACTCTCACCATTCACCAGCCTTGGCACGGATCAAACCCTGTATCGCCTAGCTCTACCAGCTGCCTGCGGTCCACTAAACATTCCTGGAGCAGAAAGTGATGTTGTTCTGGAATGGCATGGACAGCAACGTTGGATCAAAGCCCCTGGCGATCAAGCGACATTTGACTCCATCAAAAAATTGGCAAATAGCCATGGTGGACATGCAACCCGCTTTAAGCAAGGCGCCAACGTTAATCCTGCGTTTGAGCGCTTTACTTTACTGAGCGAGCAAGCACACTCAAAAGCCCTTGAAGCAGTTCAAGCGCGCCTAAGATCTGCATTCGATCCTGCGGGCGTATTCGCGACTAAACGTCTTCCTTAA